The Coccinella septempunctata chromosome 9, icCocSept1.1, whole genome shotgun sequence genomic interval TGATACTTCGGTAACAGAAGTGATTGcaaataatatatattttgatATAAGTTAAAAATATTTGTTCTTGAAGTTTTATCACAGATACGCACTGGAAAAACTGCCTTTTCTTTAGTTTCACTAGGAAAGTTTAGCATCTAATATCATCAAGAATATAACCCTCACCCCCACAGGAGGTTCAAATTTCACCATTCCATATACAGTTCGTTCAAAAATATACTGCCAGAAATATTTATAGGGACGTAACGAAGCTTATTTCATTTCTGGATTGTAATTTCACAGGAAGTCACCAATATTCAATGGGAATAGGGTTGGCAGGATAAGAGGGCCAGGCCTACGTCTCCTACGCCTTTTTTTTCCTCTGACAGTAGGAATTTGAGCATTATATCCTACATAATTACAATAGCTGCCGATGAATTGATAGGTTTCATCAAAAAACCCACAATTTCTCGAGTGATTCACTTCTAAAGTAGACTCATTTCAAAATAGGATTTAAGTTCCAGTTTTCCCTATATAATCATTCCTATTGAAAAATCCTTTTACAAATAGACCACACGAAAATCTGCTTTCACTCGATCTAGATTCAGTAGCGACCTAATACGGATTGAAATGTAGATAAGTGTTTTTTATGTATTAGTATAAGAGAAAACTTGATCATGATTGAAGTGGATTCTATAATTTCAATCTCTTTACCATCAGTAACAAAGTTGCAAGGATGCTGAGGACATATGATATGAAATCAATAATTTATTCAAgaattttatagtttttcatgcTCATTTCTCTGGCAGTTAACATTGTTGTGGGTATCTTTGCTTTCGCATCAATTTGCTTTGGTATTATCCCACTCAAGGTGCAGAGCAAGTACCTACTATCTTCACAATGACCACATAATCCAAAAAATCGATTGGAGATATCCGTTAGCTTGAGTGTACCTATTATTTCAGAGGGAACTCACTTTGAatacaataaaattgaatgaataataCATAATTTACGTTATATCGATCGGTTTTCGATACTTCTTCGATACAGTAGTGTCCCAAGGCAAATTTGTTTCGTCAAACTGAAATTGATACAGTGGCAGGTATGTATTCAATTGATGTGAAAGAAACTTGGTGGAAATCCACAACTGAACTGATTCCaccaaaaatgagattttcatcACTACTTGTTAAGCTATCAAATAGCTTCTACAGGTGGTAGAATTAAGGGTATTACCTTCATCCACCTAAAAATGTGTATTGCTTCATTTGGACAGAAGCACCACGTGGAACACGTCTAAAAATAAACGCCAATACCCAAATCCAgacaaacaataaacaataacaaTATATCAACAAAACCAGAAAAATCTGACGAACAGGGCATTCAATCCACTATAGGGTCATTTGATCATGCTATCCACAATAGGCTCTCCATATTCTACGAACTTTGGAGTTGGCAAAGTTGTGGAGGGATCTCACTGAGCGGAGTTATATAAATGTGGAGTACACCTAGAAGCACTTTCAGTACTTCTTGGTAATCATGATAGTTGTGGACATGAGAAAGATACCAAGGCTTATCACGATAAATGCGAACTGTGGACACTGTTCAACGTGGTCAATCAAAGGGTGAATTTTTGAGTGGCTTATATGTGACTTTagtgtttttggaaaaaatagtgGACAGGTGTTATTTCACAAATAAGACGTATAGGAATCTGGAAAAAGTAAGGAAAATCTTTGGGACTTGCTTCAGATCCATCAATTTTTGTAGATTTTCAAAGTATTATTAGCTTTTCACCTCTCTGAGCTGGAGGAGATTGAGAAAATGATCCAAGATTTGAATACTCTTCGGATTTTGACCAAATCAGTAACGATTAtgcaaaatatttcattccTCAAAGGAGACACGAAAAAGTTACATGTTCCAATTTCTCCAATTCCTTTTGAACACTGTGTTTTCGCTGAATATACTGCTTATTTGTAATTATTAGATGGTCAACTCAATCCTGGAATCCCTCAATATCcttcaaaagaatatttttcatatttttgctATGATTATATTCAAAGATTAGCCAATTATTGAAGTATAATGTATAATACAAAAAACTTTGATATCGATTTTACCTCTATACTACGAATTTTTTCATCGATTCAGTAATACATAATAAGCTGTCCTCAGCATTGAGCTAAGcgaataataattgttttcgTTCCTgatagaaaatttgaaaataaacgaTATTTTCCTATATAATCAGGAAATACTCTAACAAAGTAATTCGATATATATTATAGGCAGAAAATGACACCATCCAAATATCATATGCTTTTTTATAATGTTGGAATCAACAATagaaaaattattgagattGTCAATGTATCCAATGAGTTTTTAACTCATAAATTCTCAAAAAACAAACCTGTTGGAATTAATATTGGAAAACTCCCATGCAGTGGAACTTTTCTTCTAACTTTTCCACAAATGCCTATCCTTTAAGATGAAATTCTCACGATAATTTCCGGTAACACCTATACCCAGAAAAATAAAACGATTAGGATAATCCAAAATGATTTGTTTGCATGATGTAAATAGCTACTATCATCTTGAAATAGATCAGATCTCCACTTATGCAAATTCAGTCATATAATATTGACGTTCAAGATTAATTAATCGATTAATAATGCATTGTTAGAAGATTTCTTATGAATGCACACGTGTCGACAGTGTTATGCTTTGAATGAATTGCAATTGGAAgatattagagcttgaaattaaCTATTGACTACACACAATACGTTTTTTTCATGCTTGTACCCACTCCTAGATCAACTAAATGGTGGTTCAAATCTGGGACTCCTCTGTGAGTCACTCTATTTGAGTGAGAAATTGACCATTGTTAAATTTTTGTGCATTTAAATATCAAACATATTGAATGGACTAATGGAACTAATTGATCAGTTAGCCATGATTTAAACCCCCAAAGCTAGAGTATGGACTGGGAAATAACACATCTTTATCCAACAGCCTATACATGTCTCCCACACTGTCCAATAAATGCCCCTTTTTGATATGAACAAATCCTATCAGCTTCATCTGAAAATAACTTAAAAAAAACTGCAGTGCGATTAAATAGTACAAATCAAAGAAACGCCCAGTATATACTCGGATAAAATCTGGAATTATCTCAATCAAAAGCTGGCATATAGTCGATTTATTGTTACAGACAATTATGTGAGATATCTTAATTGGTCAATTAAACATAACGATTATAAACAGAGCTAATAACAATGTTCTGCATGAAATGTTGAATGGCCATTAAGGAAGAATCATCGCCTGTTGAAATTCAAGGATGAAATATGCACAAGAAAGCGATTGTTCTTGTGGTAGACAAAATATCCAAGTGGCAAAATTCTAAACAACGAAGTTTTAGTGATCCTTATCGaaatgaactgaaattgaaACTTTTTACAAACGAAAAAAACACTCTTATTGGTTCACACCTGTATCTAGGTCATAGCCTGGTGCCAGATCACAaaattggattatttttttgcGTTGTATTCTCCAGGAGGCGTTTCTTCTTGAATTCGACTAAATGAGTTTAATTTCCAGTGAAAACCCTGGAGAGTATGGTATCCTCATACCGGATGGTGGTTCACGCGTTGAAGGTGTACTGGAAGTCCATCTTCGTGGTCGTGTACCCTTTAGTTCTACTACCAGTCTTCCTTCTGAACAACATACCAGCCTTACGTTGCCTATACGTGGTACTACTGATGGCTGGGTATTGGGTTCTCGAGGCATTACCCTTACCAGTTACATCTTTACTACCGATGGTACTGTTTCCCCTCATGGGCGTTCTGGACTCGGATAAGACGTCCCTTTGCTACCTGAAGGAGACCAACATGATGTTTGTTGGAGGTCTCATCATAGCCATAGCTGTAGAGCATTGCAATTTGCATACCAGGGTGGCTCTGCATGTTATCAAATTAGTAAGTTGTagcttttctttttgtttttatattatAAAAAGCCCTTCTGTTTCCGATTGTAGGTTGGTTGCAGCCCTAGAAAACTGAACGTTGGGCTTATAACCGTCACCATGTTCGTCTCTATGTGGATTTCAAACACAGCAGCTACGGCTATGATGATCCCAATTATAGAAGCCACCCTCAAAGAACTGGAGTCTCAGGGTATAGGTAACATGTTCGAGGAAGACGCAGTGGAGGTGAGCGAGAACGGAAAGGAGAAGAGACAGAGAAATGGTCAAGATGTCACTGAGACTAAGAGACCAACAAGAACCACCATGTGCTACTTCATCAGCACAGCTTACGCGGCTAGCATTGGAGGAAACGGTGAGACACAAACTTTTCCAAAGACTCAATCTAATCCCACACCCTTAATTCTGTGCCTCCTCCACCAGGCTGCATAGTCGGTAGCGGCACCAACCTAACCTTCAAGGGTATCTACGAAACGTCCTTCCCCAACTCTCCGGGTGTAGAATTCGCCAAGTGGATGATGGTCAACGTGCCCCTGATGCTACTGATGATGTACCTGTCCCTTGCCTGGCTCCAGTTCTGGTTCATGGGGCTGTTCAGGCCCCATTCCAAGGACGCGAAGACCATCAGGGTGGGTACGCAGGGGGAGATCGTGGCAAGGAAGCTGATCTCGCAGAAGATCGACGAGATGGGGCCGATGTCTTTCCACGAAGGTTCTGTGGCAGCGTGTTTCGTCCTGTCGGTGCTGTTGTGGTTCTTCAGGAAACCCCAGTTCATCACTGGTTGGGCAGAGCTGATCACCGAACATAAGGTGAGGATTTCGATTTTATATTTATCTTCACagacctgaagatgctatacTGGGATAGCGAAACGTTTGTCCTGGTTCAATATTAACTCTTATGTTAGTGATAATTGAATAATTCAGTTTCAGTGTAACCAGACAAGGAGAATGATATATTTCCAGTATAActgataatatacagggtgataagtctttgactcgttttGATagttcaacaatagattcttgaggtcaaaagcaacacttttttcctgtgcCATTTCTtgcgatttggccctgataaaaagatatagccattttaagttttcataatgagctgtgccacccctggaccACCCAATTtagcttcagaataactagctaaatctgcgacactacaaatctgtgaatcttttaaactgagttgtattcagtcaaataCCCAATTTatcttcaaaccgagccgattcgtaaaatatggtaaaggaaaaaagtgttttttatgacctcaagaatctactgttaaaatatttgtacgagtcaaagactcaccctgtagaggCGATTATCTTTACAGACTCTCTGGGAGGATTGTTATACCCTTAATCAAAATATTAGAATGctcttaaaaaattatttaaagctCTCTGGAACGTCAGAAACAAAAACATTAGTCAGATGTTGAAAAACCTCTCAAATTACGAATGAAGACACTCATCAGCAGCCTTGTGAATTACACGATACATCCTCAACGCCATATTTAATCGGATTACGTGTTCATTAACGTTCTTTTACGTTTTATTGAACTTCCTTATATTCATAATGTCATAATGTAATTTTGTTCGTGCTGCTCTTCATAGGGTAATTTAAATGCTGCCTCACGCACAATGGTGTGTAAATATAAGGAATTGGTATTCAGTGAGAGTTTTTAACAGGCATTATCAGATGATATTTCGAAAGGTGTACTATGCATGTCAATGCCATAGGGGCCTAGAATTATTAGGCAGTAGCACATATTGGCttatgaaattgaaaacatcTTTGAAATGATGACACATCTTAAGGTGTATCTTGGGATGCTAAAAGAAAAGTTCCCAAAGAATTTGAAATTACAATAATATTCATAATGCTCTCTGTTCCTCAGGTCAAAGACGCAACAGCAGCTCTAATAGTGGTGAT includes:
- the LOC123319894 gene encoding protein I'm not dead yet, coding for MKTLESMVSSYRMVVHALKVYWKSIFVVVYPLVLLPVFLLNNIPALRCLYVVLLMAGYWVLEALPLPVTSLLPMVLFPLMGVLDSDKTSLCYLKETNMMFVGGLIIAIAVEHCNLHTRVALHVIKLVGCSPRKLNVGLITVTMFVSMWISNTAATAMMIPIIEATLKELESQGIGNMFEEDAVEVSENGKEKRQRNGQDVTETKRPTRTTMCYFISTAYAASIGGNGCIVGSGTNLTFKGIYETSFPNSPGVEFAKWMMVNVPLMLLMMYLSLAWLQFWFMGLFRPHSKDAKTIRVGTQGEIVARKLISQKIDEMGPMSFHEGSVAACFVLSVLLWFFRKPQFITGWAELITEHKVKDATAALIVVMLFFIIPAKPDFIHIFSNDESKRPKTPSPALLTWKIVQQKLPWGLIFLLGGGFALAEGSKASGMNHFIVHYLGSVISLPRLAIMVIACLLACLLTQFSSNIAVCNVILPVLAEISEIANIHPMYLMMPAALSCSFAYCLPVSTPPNAIAAAPCNMPSSEMAKVGAGVAVISLLVLFSVFPVLAPIAWDIDTIPTWLNTTNLDV